From Hermetia illucens chromosome 6, iHerIll2.2.curated.20191125, whole genome shotgun sequence, one genomic window encodes:
- the LOC119660453 gene encoding glycine receptor subunit alpha-4 isoform X1, translated as MIPVAFLLVIIALCLEKLVAGEYQQSLAFTDILPEDSKRYDKMRPPKKDGQATTVFFHVTVMGLDSIDETSMTYAADIFFAQTWKDHRLRLPENMTTEYRLLEVDWLKNMWRPDSFFKNAKSVTFQTMTIPNHYMWLYKDKTILYMVKLTLKLSCAMNFAIYPHDTQECKLQMESLSHTTDDMIFQWDPDVPLVVDENIELPQLALIENKTADCTQVYSTGNFTCLEVIFILKRRLGYYIFHTYIPTCMIVIMSWVSFWIKPEAAPARVTLGVTSLLTLSTQHAKSQAALPPVSYLKAVDAFMSVCTVFVFMALMEYCLVNIVLGDTQVPKPAAPPPPPEPPKEEKPEKTDKIEKIIFDDFPTTNSKALLAEINKFHKNSRRSTTSDINPDGPWVPRRESTILLSPHIAKPPPPPPTPPKPPEPPKLTPAQQRLANAINIDRFSRVFFPFLFSILNLTYWILFWEYI; from the exons ATGATTCCTGTTGCATTTCTGCTCGTCATAATCGCATTATGTTTAGAAAAACTAGTAGCGGGCGAATACCA GCAGAGTCTGGCATTCACGGATATCCTCCCGGAAGATTCAAAGCGTTATGATAAAATGCGCCCTCCTAAGAAAGATGGTCAGGCAACAACCGTCTTTTTTCACGTCACTGTCATGGGTTTAGATTCCATTGACGAAACATCTATGACCTACGCAGCTGACATTTTTTTTGCTCAAACGTGGAAGGATCATCGCTTGCGATTGCCTGAAAATATGACGACAGAATATCGGCTGCTGGAAGTAGACTGGCTTAAGAATATGTGGCGACCTGATTCCTTCTTCAAGAACGCTAAATCTGTAACGTTCCAAACTATGACTATACCTAATCATTATATGTGGTTGTATAAGGATAAAACAATCTTGTACATGGTCAAGCTGACCCTCAAATTATCGTGCGCTATGAATTTTGCAATTTATCCACATGACACGCAAGAATGTAAATTGCAAATGGAAAGCT TGTCACACACAACTGATGATATGATTTTTCAATGGGACCCCGACGTTCCTCTGGTTGTAGACGAGAACATCGAATTACCGCAACTTGCTTTAATCGAGAATAAAACTGCAGACTGCACCCAAGTTTACTCTACCGGCAACTTCACATGCCTTGAAGTCATATTCATCCTAAAAAGGCGTCTTGGTTACTACATATTCCACACCTACATCCCAACTTGCATGATCGTAATTATGTCTTGGGTTTCATTCTGGATAAAACCTGAGGCTGCTCCCGCACGGGTCACTTTGGGAGTTACATCCCTTCTGACACTGTCTACGCAACATGCCAAGTCGCAAGCGGCTTTACCACCTGTATCCTATCTAAAAGCGGTGGACGCATTCATGTCTGTATGCACAGTTTTCGTATTTATGGCCCTAATGGAGTACTGCCTCGTAAATATAGTATTAGGTGACACACAAGTTCCGAAGCCTGCAGCACCTCCACCACCACCAGAGCCGCCAAAGGAGGAAAAACCGGAGAAAActgacaaaattgaaaaaataatattcgACGATTTCCCGACTACCAATTCGAAG GCGCTATTGGCTGAAATCAACAAATTTCATAAG AATAGCCGACGAAGTACGACATCAGACATAAATCCCGATGGCCCGTGGGTTCCCAGACGTGAAAGTACAATTCTTCTATCGCCACATATCGCTAAACCTCCACCTCCACCACCAACACCACCAAAACCACCAGAGCCACCGAAATTAACTCCCGCCCAACAGAGACTTGCCAACGCCATAAATATCGACCGCTTTTCCAGAGTTTTCTTTCcgtttttgttttcaattttgaatttgacaTATTGGATCCTATTTTGGGAGTACATCTAA
- the LOC119660453 gene encoding glycine receptor subunit alpha-4 isoform X2, which translates to MIPVAFLLVIIALCLEKLVAGEYQQSLAFTDILPEDSKRYDKMRPPKKDGQATTVFFHVTVMGLDSIDETSMTYAADIFFAQTWKDHRLRLPENMTTEYRLLEVDWLKNMWRPDSFFKNAKSVTFQTMTIPNHYMWLYKDKTILYMVKLTLKLSCAMNFAIYPHDTQECKLQMESLSHTTDDMIFQWDPDVPLVVDENIELPQLALIENKTADCTQVYSTGNFTCLEVIFILKRRLGYYIFHTYIPTCMIVIMSWVSFWIKPEAAPARVTLGVTSLLTLSTQHAKSQAALPPVSYLKAVDAFMSVCTVFVFMALMEYCLVNIVLGDTQVPKPAAPPPPPEPPKEEKPEKTDKIEKIIFDDFPTTNSKNSRRSTTSDINPDGPWVPRRESTILLSPHIAKPPPPPPTPPKPPEPPKLTPAQQRLANAINIDRFSRVFFPFLFSILNLTYWILFWEYI; encoded by the exons ATGATTCCTGTTGCATTTCTGCTCGTCATAATCGCATTATGTTTAGAAAAACTAGTAGCGGGCGAATACCA GCAGAGTCTGGCATTCACGGATATCCTCCCGGAAGATTCAAAGCGTTATGATAAAATGCGCCCTCCTAAGAAAGATGGTCAGGCAACAACCGTCTTTTTTCACGTCACTGTCATGGGTTTAGATTCCATTGACGAAACATCTATGACCTACGCAGCTGACATTTTTTTTGCTCAAACGTGGAAGGATCATCGCTTGCGATTGCCTGAAAATATGACGACAGAATATCGGCTGCTGGAAGTAGACTGGCTTAAGAATATGTGGCGACCTGATTCCTTCTTCAAGAACGCTAAATCTGTAACGTTCCAAACTATGACTATACCTAATCATTATATGTGGTTGTATAAGGATAAAACAATCTTGTACATGGTCAAGCTGACCCTCAAATTATCGTGCGCTATGAATTTTGCAATTTATCCACATGACACGCAAGAATGTAAATTGCAAATGGAAAGCT TGTCACACACAACTGATGATATGATTTTTCAATGGGACCCCGACGTTCCTCTGGTTGTAGACGAGAACATCGAATTACCGCAACTTGCTTTAATCGAGAATAAAACTGCAGACTGCACCCAAGTTTACTCTACCGGCAACTTCACATGCCTTGAAGTCATATTCATCCTAAAAAGGCGTCTTGGTTACTACATATTCCACACCTACATCCCAACTTGCATGATCGTAATTATGTCTTGGGTTTCATTCTGGATAAAACCTGAGGCTGCTCCCGCACGGGTCACTTTGGGAGTTACATCCCTTCTGACACTGTCTACGCAACATGCCAAGTCGCAAGCGGCTTTACCACCTGTATCCTATCTAAAAGCGGTGGACGCATTCATGTCTGTATGCACAGTTTTCGTATTTATGGCCCTAATGGAGTACTGCCTCGTAAATATAGTATTAGGTGACACACAAGTTCCGAAGCCTGCAGCACCTCCACCACCACCAGAGCCGCCAAAGGAGGAAAAACCGGAGAAAActgacaaaattgaaaaaataatattcgACGATTTCCCGACTACCAATTCGAAG AATAGCCGACGAAGTACGACATCAGACATAAATCCCGATGGCCCGTGGGTTCCCAGACGTGAAAGTACAATTCTTCTATCGCCACATATCGCTAAACCTCCACCTCCACCACCAACACCACCAAAACCACCAGAGCCACCGAAATTAACTCCCGCCCAACAGAGACTTGCCAACGCCATAAATATCGACCGCTTTTCCAGAGTTTTCTTTCcgtttttgttttcaattttgaatttgacaTATTGGATCCTATTTTGGGAGTACATCTAA